From a region of the Notolabrus celidotus isolate fNotCel1 chromosome 14, fNotCel1.pri, whole genome shotgun sequence genome:
- the tlcd2 gene encoding TLC domain-containing protein 2, with amino-acid sequence MELSSVVLTTGGAAGLFKLVNVGIGRLPMPESARRNAWKWRNTATSFVHSLITAIWGLLCFFRHPEMAEDLIETFSVFSHALVSFSIGYFIYDFIDMGLNQKLNKNWELLFHHLVVINCFGLSVLSYRYVGFSVVALLVEVNSVFLHLRQMLRMANIATGTLYRVNSMINLGTYVVFRINTLAWMTRWLVLNRDKVPLMAYTLGSVGMAIMVAMNIVLFYRLLRSDFLKSSTRENKKEKEI; translated from the exons ATGGAGCTGAGTTCTGTGGTTTTAACGACCGGGGGAGCCGCCGGGTTATTCAAACTTGTCAATGTGGGGATCGGTAGGCTCCCCATGCCTGAATCCGCACGCAGGAACGCGTGGAAATGGAGAAATACCGCTACATCGTTTGTGCACAGTCTGATCACTGCGATATGGGGGTTGCTTTG CTTTTTCCGGCACCCAGAGATGGCAGAGGATTTGATAGAAaccttctctgtgttttctcacGCTTTGGTATCGTTTTCCATCG GTTACTTCATCTATGACTTCATTGACATGGGGCTCAACCAGAAGCTGAATAAGAACTGGGAGCTTCTCTTTCATCACCTTGTG gtgATAAACTGTTTCGGCCTCTCGGTGTTGTCTTATCGCTACGTGGGCTTTTCCGTGGTGGCCCTGCTGGTGGAGGTAAACTCTGTGTTCCTCCACCTGAGACAAATGCTGCGAATGGCCAACATCGCAACCGGCACGCTGTACCGGGTGAACAGCATGATAAACCTGGGCACATATGTGGTGTTCCGCATCAACACGCTGGCCTGGATGACCCGCTGGCTGGTGCTCAACAGGGACAAGGTGCCCCTAATGGCGTATACCCTAGGCAGCGTCGGTATGGCCATCATGGTAGCCATGAACATTGTCCTATTTTATCGCCTACTCCGGAGCGACTTCTTGAAGAGCAGCACCAGAGAGaacaagaaagagaaggagatatag
- the si:dkey-54n8.4 gene encoding coiled-coil domain-containing protein 92, with product MGDESSLTRQIESVERSVVFLRQEHLTLLHGLHLEILSLQKRCTELTSELKVKPPGRSQIELQEEEELLDTRCRKVENHLAEQDYTLEELRKELSHKGVLVGALRANLKEKERHFLEELKRRSHCSTILNTELQKQTETAAYLSFQLHAARQKLHHQRMQQRQGLLSRANIQGAQYGAEQNSVSSPLMPLGASPSSPVVKPKRKSVRASLRVERARECVPIEKVMGPAEPTAMPDPALFLHPRRHRARSRHTVAQRQPPLGLEKEEDEEGRGEGPVEPQEEAARLVSSAAAPPAAETKAD from the exons ATGGGGGATGAGAGCAGCCTGACCCGGCAGATAGAGAGTGTGGAGAGGAGTGTGGTCTTCCTCAGACAGGAGCACCTTACTTTGCTGCATGGCCTCCACCTGGAGATCCTCTCCCTGCAGAAACGATGCACAG AGTTAACGAGCGAGCTGAAGGTGAAGCCTCCAGGCAGAAGCCAAATAG AGttacaggaggaagaggagctcctGGATACCCGATGTCGGAAGGTGGAAAACCACCTAGCTGAGCAGGACTACACTTTAGAAGAGCTTCGTAAGGAGCTAAGTCACAAGGGGGTTTTGGTGGGAGCCCTCAGAGCAAATCTCAAGGAAAAGGAGCGCCATTTCTTGGAGGAGCTCAAACGCCGCAGCCACTGTTCCACCATCCTAAACactgagctgcagaaacaaacagagacagcagcGTACCTCtccttccagctgcatgctgcCAGGCAGAAACTACACCACCAGCGGATGCAGCAGAGGCAGGGGCTCCTCAGCAGAGCAAACATCCAGGGGGCTCAGTATGGTGCCGAGCAGAACTCTGTTTCTTCTCCATTAATGCCATTAGGggcttctccttcctctcctgtgGTCAAACCCAAACGTAAGAGTGTAAGGGCGTCTTTGCGGGTGGAGCGTGCCCGGGAGTGTGTGCCCATAGAGAAAGTGATGGGCCCTGCAGAGCCCACAGCCATGCCTGACCCTGCGCTCTTCCTCCACCCTCGAAGGCACAGGGCCCGCTCCCGGCACACAGTGGCACAGAGACAGCCTCCACTTGGcctggagaaggaggaggacgaggaaggCAGGGGGGAGGGGCCAGTGGAGCCCCAGGAAGAAGCTGCCAGACTGGTATCTTCAGctgcagcgccccctgctgctgAAACAAAAGCAGATTAG